The following coding sequences lie in one Pseudoalteromonas sp. Scap06 genomic window:
- a CDS encoding pilus assembly protein PilP, protein MKQLPFLTVVILLLSGCNEDTSEQKEFIDQVKANTTARVEKIPELVKFEHFEYNAKDIRSPFVAPEPEIIQNKLTQVKNCLHPDPERVRQPLEKYPLDNLAMKGTIGSNSNTWALITAADNTLHRVSIGSYLGTYDGKVSSVNSDYIELVELIPDGSGCWKERLTKLEMLEAATNGAN, encoded by the coding sequence ATGAAGCAACTTCCCTTTTTAACTGTTGTAATATTGTTGCTCAGTGGTTGTAATGAAGATACATCTGAGCAAAAAGAGTTTATTGACCAGGTTAAGGCAAACACTACTGCACGTGTTGAAAAAATACCTGAGTTAGTTAAGTTTGAGCACTTTGAATATAACGCCAAAGATATACGTAGCCCTTTTGTAGCACCAGAACCAGAAATTATACAAAATAAGCTAACACAAGTTAAAAACTGTCTTCACCCAGATCCAGAGCGTGTCCGTCAGCCTCTGGAGAAGTACCCATTAGATAATTTAGCAATGAAGGGAACGATAGGGTCGAACAGTAATACATGGGCGCTCATTACAGCTGCTGATAACACCTTACACCGAGTATCTATAGGAAGCTATTTAGGCACCTATGATGGAAAAGTAAGCAGTGTTAATAGTGACTATATTGAATTAGTAGAATTAATCCCTGATGGGTCAGGTTGTTGGAAAGAACGTTTGACCAAATTAGAAATGTTAGAGGCGGCAACTAATGGCGCAAATTAA
- a CDS encoding pilus assembly protein PilM: MLSQLIKKPSPMMVGIDIGSHSIKAVLLSETETGLRLEALAIEPMPKGAMSERNIQDIEAIGNVITKLKRKLPKSLKFAAVAVSGQTVITKVIFMDVSLSDAELESQIEIEADSLIPYPLDEVSLDFEKLSTNSADPSKINVLLSAARTESVEARVGALSAANLTAKVVDVESYALSRAMDVYYQQLPSDAFDKTVAVVDIGAVLTLVSVVQFGETIYTRDQVFGGDQYTNSIVAYYNKGFDEAEIGKTTGDLPPNYTFEVLAPFQTSLLQQVRRAVQMFLTTTGKEQLDYIVLTGGSAMIKGVDRLLIEELGIHTVVVEPFDKMEISPRVDRNIIQRHRTQFAIATGLALRSFSSCHI, from the coding sequence ATGCTAAGTCAATTGATAAAAAAACCATCACCTATGATGGTGGGTATTGATATAGGATCGCACTCTATCAAGGCCGTGCTTTTAAGTGAAACAGAAACCGGGCTTCGATTAGAAGCTCTTGCAATTGAACCTATGCCTAAAGGCGCTATGAGCGAGCGCAACATTCAAGACATTGAAGCAATTGGCAATGTGATAACCAAGTTAAAACGAAAGCTTCCAAAGTCACTAAAATTTGCAGCTGTTGCTGTTTCAGGGCAAACAGTGATTACCAAAGTCATTTTCATGGATGTTTCCTTAAGCGACGCTGAATTAGAATCACAGATTGAAATTGAAGCCGATAGCTTGATCCCCTATCCATTAGATGAAGTCAGTTTAGATTTTGAAAAACTCTCTACTAACAGTGCCGACCCGAGCAAAATTAATGTTCTACTTTCTGCAGCGAGAACGGAAAGTGTGGAAGCGAGAGTAGGCGCACTTAGTGCTGCCAACTTAACTGCAAAAGTTGTGGATGTTGAAAGCTATGCATTAAGCCGGGCTATGGATGTTTACTACCAACAGCTACCATCAGACGCGTTTGATAAAACCGTTGCAGTAGTTGATATAGGTGCGGTGCTTACCTTGGTCAGTGTAGTGCAATTTGGTGAAACTATTTACACCCGCGACCAGGTATTTGGTGGTGACCAATATACAAATAGTATTGTTGCTTACTACAACAAAGGCTTTGATGAGGCTGAAATTGGTAAAACAACGGGTGATTTACCACCTAATTATACATTTGAAGTGTTAGCGCCTTTTCAAACATCATTATTGCAGCAAGTTCGTCGTGCTGTGCAAATGTTTTTAACAACAACAGGCAAAGAGCAGTTGGACTACATCGTACTGACGGGCGGGTCAGCGATGATTAAAGGTGTTGATAGGTTATTAATCGAAGAATTAGGAATACACACGGTTGTTGTTGAACCATTTGATAAAATGGAAATATCACCTAGAGTAGATCGTAATATAATACAGCGCCACCGCACTCAGTTTGCGATTGCAACTGGTTTGGCGTTGAGGAGTTTTTCATCATGCCACATATAA
- a CDS encoding HAD-IA family hydrolase, whose protein sequence is MKYDAALFDLDGTLVDSVYDLYMALNLTLSDLAFPIVSQRLVESWVGNGIEVLVKRALCGDIQISEHLDETLSERAIKLFYQHYSELVGEYSVLYQHVETGLAALSGMPKALITNKARRFTELLLDKLAIRSHFEVIVCGDDMAKKPSPEPLLFACNALNISPDKAIMIGDSKSDILAAQAANIDVIALTYGYHQGEQLGDYNPQYLCDNFLAIIPTLTQR, encoded by the coding sequence ATGAAATATGATGCGGCACTATTTGACTTAGACGGCACGCTAGTTGACAGCGTGTATGACTTATATATGGCCTTAAATCTTACGCTAAGTGATTTAGCGTTTCCCATAGTCAGTCAGCGATTAGTTGAAAGCTGGGTAGGTAATGGCATTGAGGTGTTAGTAAAGCGAGCTCTTTGCGGTGATATACAAATTAGTGAACACCTTGATGAGACTCTGAGTGAGCGAGCCATTAAGCTTTTTTATCAACATTACAGTGAGCTGGTTGGTGAATACAGCGTATTATATCAGCATGTTGAAACGGGCCTTGCTGCTCTCAGTGGTATGCCCAAAGCACTTATTACCAATAAAGCACGCCGCTTTACCGAACTACTTTTAGATAAACTGGCTATTCGCAGTCATTTTGAGGTGATTGTTTGCGGTGACGACATGGCAAAAAAACCGTCACCTGAGCCACTCTTATTTGCTTGTAATGCATTGAATATTTCGCCAGATAAAGCCATTATGATTGGTGATTCAAAGAGTGACATACTGGCAGCACAAGCCGCCAATATTGATGTGATAGCTCTTACTTATGGGTATCATCAAGGAGAGCAGCTCGGGGATTATAATCCACAGTACCTATGCGATAACTTCTTAGCTATAATACCCACACTTACACAGCGTTAA
- a CDS encoding PilN domain-containing protein, whose product MPHINLLPWRELQREQSKKKFITLLMAVVIVCFVTMYALSTFYSALKEGQMLKNNYLSSEITMLDQKIRDIRDLDMKKENLQQRMRLIEELQSSRNLGTQIMDEVAKIVPAGVYLTKLERKGSQIHVLGKSESNNRLSTMLRQVQSSYLLERPTMQGIVAGDQSSRLLSDFNMEFYVKPFGKIGEVPNEP is encoded by the coding sequence ATGCCACATATAAATTTACTACCTTGGCGTGAACTTCAGCGTGAGCAGTCTAAAAAGAAATTTATAACATTGCTGATGGCAGTGGTTATTGTTTGTTTCGTAACTATGTATGCGCTGAGTACATTTTATAGCGCTCTAAAAGAAGGGCAAATGCTTAAAAATAACTATCTCAGCTCAGAAATTACAATGCTCGATCAGAAAATTCGCGATATACGCGACTTAGACATGAAAAAAGAAAATCTACAACAACGGATGCGTTTAATTGAAGAGCTACAAAGCAGCCGTAATTTAGGCACGCAAATAATGGATGAAGTGGCAAAAATAGTGCCTGCTGGAGTTTATTTAACTAAGCTTGAGCGTAAAGGTAGCCAAATTCATGTGTTAGGTAAAAGTGAGTCTAATAATCGTTTGTCTACTATGCTTCGACAGGTGCAAAGTTCTTATCTTTTAGAGCGCCCGACTATGCAAGGCATTGTTGCAGGCGATCAATCCTCTCGTTTACTCAGCGATTTTAATATGGAGTTCTACGTAAAACCATTTGGTAAAATAGGCGAGGTACCTAATGAACCTTGA
- a CDS encoding Dam family site-specific DNA-(adenine-N6)-methyltransferase, with amino-acid sequence MQQKSRAFLKWAGGKYSLVEDINARLNQASKHADTLVEPFVGAGSVFLNSNFKHYVLNDINADLINLYKELKRSPDEFISDAKKLFVDLNNHSDAYYDYRVQFNQSSDVYERAILFLYMNRHGYNGLCRYNLKGIFNVPFGKYKKPYFPEKEMYFFASKAQQATFTCLGYDDVFKLVPKNAVIYCDPPYVPLSKTASFTSYAKGGFNLDDQANLANLAEQAAFENNTPVLISNHDTVWTRKIYSQASLDKIQVKRTISPKGGSRNKVDELMAMYLAPKSRLRK; translated from the coding sequence ATGCAGCAAAAGAGTAGAGCCTTCCTTAAATGGGCTGGCGGAAAATACAGCCTCGTTGAAGATATTAACGCGCGACTAAATCAAGCAAGTAAGCATGCTGATACCTTGGTTGAACCTTTTGTTGGTGCGGGCTCAGTGTTTTTAAATAGCAACTTTAAACACTATGTACTCAACGATATTAATGCTGATTTAATCAATTTATATAAAGAGCTCAAACGTTCGCCTGATGAGTTCATTAGTGATGCTAAAAAGCTTTTTGTTGATTTAAACAACCACTCAGATGCGTATTATGATTATCGTGTGCAGTTTAATCAAAGCAGTGATGTGTATGAGCGAGCCATCTTATTTTTATATATGAACCGCCATGGTTATAACGGATTATGCCGCTATAATTTAAAGGGTATTTTTAATGTACCTTTTGGTAAATATAAAAAGCCTTATTTTCCTGAAAAAGAAATGTACTTTTTTGCTAGCAAAGCGCAACAAGCTACATTTACTTGCCTAGGATATGATGATGTATTCAAGCTGGTGCCTAAAAATGCAGTGATTTACTGCGATCCGCCTTATGTGCCATTAAGTAAAACTGCATCTTTTACCTCGTATGCAAAAGGCGGGTTTAATTTGGATGATCAGGCTAATTTAGCGAACTTAGCTGAGCAAGCAGCTTTTGAGAATAATACGCCAGTCCTTATTTCAAATCACGATACGGTATGGACACGCAAAATTTACAGCCAAGCTTCTTTGGATAAAATTCAGGTTAAACGCACGATTAGCCCAAAAGGCGGTTCACGAAATAAAGTAGATGAGCTAATGGCTATGTACTTAGCACCGAAGTCACGGTTGCGTAAATAG
- the rpe gene encoding ribulose-phosphate 3-epimerase: protein MLNCEQKYLIAPSILSADFARLGEDVDRVLAAGADVVHFDVMDNHYVPNLTIGPMVCKALRDYGIKAPIDVHLMVKPVDSLIPQFAEAGASIITFHPEASEHIDRTLQLIKDQGCQAGLAFNPATSLSYLDHVMDKIDVILLMSVNPGFGGQSFIPQTLEKLREAKQRIIDSGRDIRLEVDGGIKVDNIAAAAEAGADMFVAGSAIFNQPDYKSVIDEMRQQLESIK, encoded by the coding sequence ATGCTCAATTGTGAACAAAAATACTTAATAGCGCCCTCAATTTTATCCGCAGACTTTGCACGCCTTGGCGAAGATGTTGACAGAGTCTTAGCTGCAGGGGCTGATGTTGTCCATTTTGATGTAATGGATAACCATTACGTACCTAACTTAACAATAGGCCCAATGGTGTGTAAAGCACTTCGCGATTACGGGATTAAAGCTCCTATTGATGTTCATTTAATGGTGAAACCGGTAGATAGTTTAATTCCACAATTTGCCGAGGCGGGGGCGTCAATTATTACCTTTCATCCAGAAGCCAGTGAGCATATTGACCGCACTTTACAATTGATAAAAGATCAAGGTTGCCAAGCAGGTCTAGCTTTTAATCCTGCAACGAGTTTAAGCTACCTTGATCATGTAATGGATAAAATAGATGTTATTTTATTAATGTCGGTGAACCCCGGATTTGGTGGGCAAAGTTTTATTCCACAAACACTTGAGAAACTGCGAGAGGCAAAGCAACGCATTATTGATTCTGGGCGTGATATTCGCCTAGAAGTTGATGGCGGTATTAAAGTAGATAATATTGCAGCGGCGGCTGAAGCGGGTGCTGACATGTTTGTTGCAGGCTCTGCTATTTTTAATCAGCCTGACTATAAAAGCGTAATTGATGAAATGCGCCAACAATTAGAAAGTATTAAGTAA
- a CDS encoding SPOR domain-containing protein: protein MQSQILPSRAALVDRIALQFEYGQNLIVLLGTSGLGKSYLLETFITDKYNDFNKAFVQVGAQMTDVQLMTQLLEQSFNAPLVDHNLSLSQNYYQLAKQQQCGACLWVVDGGRHLSEELIAELELLSKNAPNVLYIMIASQSKLPFKDAVNIHLEPLNIAESKQLMGWYFTNLPYDEDPVFQTFLVEAHGNPSLLLAWQPSEQVADIVVKDKVSWRLQLLTLLLIIMLLIIGLVYKADMTQWWENANRQIDEQVLSTAITTEQAIENKPQKRVPLSSEPPAAVLQKLTQKTNNNVPAIVGSLTESTNVVEQEKPASKPVEEKPASKPVEEKPVTKPAQTKPQNPIVKISSNWYLQQPEDNFVIQLLAVTQQQVGNEFIVEHKLENITNTYQTKRNGKMWWVVTTGNFVSLNEAKQALQVLPAEVRKNKPFYKKISKIKQEIARVDQ from the coding sequence ATGCAGTCACAAATTTTACCAAGCCGTGCGGCTTTGGTGGATAGAATCGCATTACAATTTGAATATGGTCAAAACTTAATTGTTTTATTAGGCACCTCTGGTCTGGGTAAAAGCTATTTGCTTGAAACCTTCATTACTGATAAATATAACGATTTTAATAAAGCATTTGTGCAAGTCGGTGCCCAGATGACTGATGTGCAGTTAATGACTCAGTTATTAGAGCAAAGTTTTAACGCCCCTTTAGTTGATCACAATCTAAGCTTATCGCAAAACTATTATCAATTAGCGAAACAACAACAATGTGGGGCGTGCTTGTGGGTTGTTGATGGCGGCAGGCACCTATCCGAAGAGCTAATCGCAGAGCTTGAGCTACTATCAAAAAATGCACCTAATGTGCTTTATATTATGATTGCATCACAGTCTAAATTACCCTTTAAAGATGCAGTAAATATTCATTTAGAACCATTAAATATAGCTGAAAGTAAGCAACTTATGGGGTGGTACTTTACGAACCTACCCTATGACGAAGATCCTGTCTTTCAAACTTTTTTAGTTGAAGCTCATGGTAACCCAAGCCTGTTATTAGCCTGGCAGCCAAGCGAGCAGGTTGCAGATATTGTCGTTAAAGATAAGGTATCTTGGCGATTACAGCTGCTCACATTGTTATTAATAATTATGCTGTTGATTATTGGCCTTGTGTACAAAGCCGATATGACCCAGTGGTGGGAAAATGCTAATCGCCAAATTGATGAGCAAGTGCTATCAACCGCCATTACAACTGAGCAAGCTATTGAAAATAAACCACAGAAGCGAGTGCCTTTAAGTAGTGAGCCGCCAGCAGCTGTCCTTCAAAAGCTCACCCAAAAAACCAATAACAATGTTCCAGCGATTGTTGGGAGCTTAACGGAATCAACGAATGTTGTTGAACAGGAAAAGCCGGCATCAAAACCCGTTGAAGAAAAGCCGGCATCAAAACCCGTTGAAGAAAAGCCGGTTACTAAACCTGCCCAGACAAAGCCGCAAAACCCAATAGTAAAAATATCCAGTAATTGGTACTTACAACAACCTGAGGATAATTTTGTTATTCAGCTCTTAGCTGTAACTCAGCAGCAGGTAGGGAACGAGTTTATTGTTGAACATAAGCTAGAAAATATCACTAATACCTACCAAACTAAACGAAATGGTAAAATGTGGTGGGTAGTAACTACAGGCAACTTTGTTAGCTTAAATGAGGCAAAACAAGCACTGCAAGTACTTCCTGCTGAGGTTAGAAAAAATAAACCTTTCTATAAAAAAATTAGTAAAATAAAACAAGAAATTGCACGAGTTGATCAGTAA
- a CDS encoding type IV pilus secretin PilQ, with amino-acid sequence MAQINKKNGTPYMHKDECSHHRILTTLLFVFLLLMMKTVSAAPLLYDVRYNPLLKGETELQLVFDEELQQQPDVQVFNNPARIELLFNAVELDEGLANIVINQAGISNISSMMTSAGLKVTINLERLKIYEAEVNNNLFSIRISDNPLAKQIVTTSEDAPARASNYINGIQAIDFRRGEKGEAKVLVYLQDTQAAIEVHESGGKIIAEFHHTDILDDLLYELDVLDFGTVVSSIETFKEDNLTRIVIEPNKAFAYTYQQIENIFTLTVEKDETQNGFLDGGKEYLGRPMTLNFQDISVRAVLQIIAGYNDFNLVTSDSVTGNITLRLDGVPWDQALDVVLRIKGLDKRMDGSILMVAPSEELAAREAKELKAKQQVEDLEPLYSEYIRLNYAKAEDFADLLKTDTNSIITARGSVSVDQRTNTLLMKDTAKSIESVRRMVETLDIPVKQVVIEARMVTVRDNVTEDLGVRWGFSDQQGSDGVSGTLEGAETISNGNIPSLTDRLNVNLPVANPSASIGMHIAKLANGTLIDLELTALEEENKGEIIASPRITAANQQKARIEQGTEIPYVESASSGATTVSFKKAVLSLEVTPHITPDNKVILNLIITQDTRGDTVQTGTGPAVAIDTQQIETQVLVENGQTVVLGGIFQQQIINSTKKVPLLGDLPYVGRLFKSTSEFNEKRELLIFVTPKIQID; translated from the coding sequence ATGGCGCAAATTAATAAGAAAAATGGTACTCCCTATATGCATAAAGATGAGTGTTCGCATCACCGTATTTTAACGACGTTGCTATTTGTATTTTTATTACTAATGATGAAAACGGTCAGTGCAGCTCCTTTACTCTACGACGTTCGATATAACCCATTACTTAAAGGTGAAACCGAATTACAGCTGGTATTTGATGAAGAATTACAGCAACAACCTGATGTACAAGTTTTTAATAATCCGGCACGGATAGAGTTATTATTTAATGCAGTTGAACTAGATGAAGGGTTGGCAAATATTGTTATTAACCAAGCAGGGATAAGTAACATTAGTAGCATGATGACTAGTGCAGGTTTAAAAGTAACCATTAACTTGGAGCGATTAAAAATTTATGAGGCTGAAGTTAATAACAACCTATTTTCAATAAGAATATCTGATAACCCTCTAGCAAAACAAATCGTAACAACCAGTGAAGATGCACCTGCTCGTGCCTCTAATTATATCAATGGCATTCAAGCAATTGATTTTCGCCGCGGTGAAAAAGGTGAAGCAAAAGTACTTGTTTATCTGCAAGATACACAGGCCGCTATCGAGGTTCATGAAAGTGGCGGGAAAATCATTGCAGAGTTTCACCATACCGATATTTTAGATGACTTATTGTATGAATTAGACGTACTCGATTTTGGTACTGTGGTGAGCAGTATAGAAACGTTTAAGGAAGATAATCTGACACGCATTGTAATTGAACCTAATAAAGCTTTTGCTTACACGTATCAGCAAATAGAAAATATTTTTACCTTAACGGTTGAGAAAGACGAGACTCAAAATGGATTCTTAGATGGAGGTAAAGAGTACTTAGGCCGTCCTATGACGCTTAACTTTCAGGATATCTCTGTGCGTGCTGTATTACAGATTATTGCGGGCTACAATGACTTTAACTTGGTAACTAGTGACTCAGTGACTGGCAACATTACCCTTCGCTTAGATGGTGTTCCTTGGGATCAGGCGTTAGACGTAGTACTAAGAATAAAAGGTTTAGACAAACGTATGGATGGCTCTATTTTAATGGTAGCGCCATCTGAAGAGCTTGCTGCCCGTGAAGCAAAAGAGTTAAAAGCAAAGCAACAAGTAGAGGATTTAGAGCCACTATATAGCGAATACATCCGTTTAAATTACGCCAAAGCAGAAGATTTTGCCGACTTACTAAAAACAGATACCAATAGTATTATTACAGCGAGAGGCAGCGTGTCTGTTGATCAGCGAACTAATACGCTACTAATGAAAGATACCGCAAAAAGCATTGAAAGTGTTCGCCGCATGGTCGAAACCTTAGACATCCCCGTCAAACAAGTGGTTATAGAGGCGCGCATGGTAACCGTTCGTGATAATGTAACCGAAGACTTAGGCGTTCGTTGGGGGTTCAGTGATCAGCAAGGTTCTGATGGTGTTTCTGGTACATTAGAAGGTGCTGAAACAATTTCTAATGGAAATATTCCGAGTCTTACAGATCGACTCAATGTTAATTTACCCGTAGCGAATCCATCGGCAAGTATTGGTATGCATATAGCCAAACTAGCTAATGGAACATTAATTGATTTAGAATTAACCGCGCTCGAAGAAGAGAATAAGGGTGAAATTATAGCGAGTCCGCGTATCACTGCTGCTAACCAGCAAAAAGCACGCATTGAGCAAGGTACTGAGATCCCCTATGTTGAATCTGCTTCGAGTGGCGCAACAACCGTAAGCTTTAAAAAAGCAGTGTTGAGTTTAGAGGTGACACCTCATATCACACCAGACAACAAAGTTATTTTAAACTTAATAATTACTCAAGACACCCGTGGTGATACCGTTCAAACAGGAACTGGCCCAGCTGTTGCCATTGATACGCAACAAATTGAGACTCAAGTTCTCGTTGAGAATGGACAAACGGTAGTGTTGGGTGGTATTTTTCAACAGCAAATTATTAATTCGACCAAAAAAGTACCTTTATTGGGCGACCTTCCTTACGTAGGAAGACTATTTAAAAGCACAAGCGAGTTTAATGAAAAGCGCGAACTGCTGATTTTTGTCACACCTAAAATTCAAATAGACTAA
- a CDS encoding DUF2970 domain-containing protein, with translation MQHFLSALQSVLAAFFGVQSEDKRQTDFKHHSPITLIAIAVILFVLFVLAIYATVTSVLST, from the coding sequence ATGCAGCATTTCTTAAGCGCGTTACAAAGTGTGCTAGCGGCATTTTTTGGTGTGCAATCTGAAGATAAGCGTCAAACAGACTTTAAACACCACTCCCCTATTACATTAATAGCTATTGCCGTGATACTTTTTGTATTATTTGTACTGGCTATTTACGCAACCGTGACTTCGGTGCTAAGTACATAG
- the aroK gene encoding shikimate kinase AroK, whose product MAEKRNIFLVGPMGAGKSTIGRHIADQLHLEFVDSDQEIERRTGADIAWVFDLEGEEGFRLREESVIGDLTEMQGIVLATGGGSVMSKEVRNKLSARGIVVYLETPIEKQVARTQRDKRRPLLQTEEAPRDVLERLAEEREPLYKEVADFVVRTDEQSAKVVANQIIEKLDF is encoded by the coding sequence ATGGCTGAGAAACGTAATATATTTCTAGTTGGCCCCATGGGGGCTGGCAAAAGCACGATTGGTCGTCACATCGCTGACCAATTACACCTTGAATTTGTTGATTCTGATCAAGAAATCGAACGTCGTACGGGCGCAGATATTGCCTGGGTATTCGATCTTGAAGGTGAAGAAGGCTTTAGACTTCGTGAAGAATCTGTTATTGGCGATTTAACCGAGATGCAAGGTATTGTTCTTGCTACTGGTGGTGGCTCAGTAATGAGTAAAGAAGTTCGAAACAAGCTTTCGGCTCGCGGTATTGTAGTATACCTAGAGACACCGATTGAAAAGCAAGTTGCACGTACGCAACGCGACAAGCGTCGCCCATTACTGCAAACAGAAGAAGCACCTCGTGATGTACTTGAGCGCTTAGCAGAAGAGCGTGAACCATTATACAAAGAAGTAGCTGATTTTGTTGTACGCACTGATGAGCAGAGCGCGAAAGTTGTTGCTAACCAAATAATCGAGAAATTGGATTTTTAA
- the aroB gene encoding 3-dehydroquinate synthase, with protein sequence MLELTVNLDERSYPIYIGQSALQDTGRLIHHIGDCRPIIITNDTIAPLYLQQLLDSLSQQNPLHFIIPDGEQYKSLTWFEKISAFLLENNCGRDTCLIALGGGVVGDLTGFVAACYQRGVPFIQIPTTLLSQVDSSVGGKTAVNHPLGKNMIGSFYQPQAVFVDTRSLHTLPTREFAAGMAEVIKYGLIYDTELFAYLEQNITQLQQLDEACLQHIIFRCCEIKALIVAQDEKEQGLRALLNLGHTFAHAIEAQMGYGVWLHGEAVATGMVLAAKLAHTRNDLTQQDLERIATLIAAYNLPIDIPNDMTSEQFLLHMRKDKKNKKGTIRFILPTEFGQCALVDDVSDDQVRALIEQ encoded by the coding sequence ATGCTTGAATTAACTGTTAATTTAGACGAGCGAAGTTATCCTATTTATATTGGTCAATCTGCACTTCAAGATACAGGCCGTCTAATCCATCACATTGGTGATTGTCGGCCTATCATCATCACTAATGACACTATTGCGCCGCTCTATCTTCAGCAGTTGCTTGACTCATTATCACAGCAAAACCCACTTCATTTTATTATTCCAGATGGCGAGCAATATAAATCACTCACCTGGTTTGAAAAAATATCAGCATTCTTACTTGAAAATAACTGCGGTCGTGACACCTGTTTAATTGCATTAGGTGGTGGCGTAGTTGGCGATTTAACTGGTTTTGTTGCGGCCTGCTATCAGCGCGGTGTGCCTTTTATTCAAATACCTACCACGTTATTATCTCAAGTAGATTCCTCCGTTGGTGGTAAAACAGCAGTAAACCATCCGCTTGGTAAAAATATGATAGGGTCTTTTTACCAACCACAAGCTGTGTTTGTAGATACGCGTTCGCTACATACTTTACCTACCCGTGAGTTTGCTGCAGGCATGGCTGAAGTTATTAAATATGGCCTGATTTACGATACTGAATTGTTTGCTTATTTAGAGCAAAATATCACTCAATTACAACAGTTAGATGAAGCCTGTTTACAGCATATTATTTTTAGATGCTGTGAAATTAAAGCACTCATCGTTGCTCAAGATGAGAAAGAGCAAGGCTTGCGTGCACTATTAAATTTAGGACACACGTTTGCCCATGCAATAGAAGCACAAATGGGGTACGGCGTGTGGTTACATGGTGAAGCCGTAGCGACAGGTATGGTGCTTGCTGCCAAGCTTGCTCATACTCGTAACGATTTAACACAGCAAGACCTAGAGCGTATTGCTACATTAATAGCAGCATATAATTTACCAATCGATATCCCTAATGATATGACCAGTGAGCAATTTTTACTGCATATGCGCAAAGATAAAAAGAATAAAAAAGGGACGATCCGATTTATTTTACCCACCGAATTTGGTCAATGTGCATTAGTTGATGATGTATCAGATGATCAAGTTAGAGCATTGATCGAGCAATAA
- a CDS encoding type 4a pilus biogenesis protein PilO gives MNLDFKSLTEIDWNEIELDNIGEWPVIVKTICGAFVACLVLFFSYSLLVSDEIESYHNAVAKEIELRTTYRTKYAVASKLDIYREQMVEMEDEFSQLLKRLPTSNETPGLLDDLSYVGTTSGLTFLKIGWLPEVEKEFYTELPIKIEVVGTYHEFGEFVGKVAQLPRIVSLHDFSILSSGEKQLTFSVVAKTYRYEEGVR, from the coding sequence ATGAACCTTGATTTTAAGTCGCTTACAGAAATAGATTGGAATGAAATAGAGCTCGATAACATAGGTGAGTGGCCTGTTATTGTAAAAACAATATGCGGCGCATTTGTTGCCTGTCTCGTATTGTTTTTTAGCTATAGCTTATTAGTGTCGGATGAAATTGAAAGCTACCATAACGCAGTGGCCAAAGAAATAGAATTACGCACAACCTACCGAACTAAATATGCAGTTGCCAGCAAGCTCGATATTTATCGTGAACAAATGGTTGAGATGGAAGATGAGTTTTCTCAGCTATTAAAACGCCTACCTACCTCAAATGAGACGCCAGGATTATTAGATGACCTTTCCTATGTGGGTACAACCAGCGGCCTAACATTTTTAAAAATTGGTTGGCTACCAGAAGTTGAAAAAGAGTTCTATACCGAGCTACCCATTAAAATTGAAGTAGTAGGCACTTATCATGAGTTCGGTGAATTTGTAGGAAAAGTGGCTCAATTGCCGAGAATAGTAAGTTTGCACGACTTTTCTATTTTATCATCTGGCGAAAAGCAGCTAACATTCAGTGTAGTAGCAAAAACTTATCGTTATGAAGAGGGGGTAAGATGA